In Saccharomonospora marina XMU15, one genomic interval encodes:
- the def gene encoding peptide deformylase — MVMRELRYFGDPVLKAVAEPVTRFDDSTKRLVDDLLDTVDAPGRAGLAAPQIGVSLRAFSYNVEGSRGYVLNPRIVELSEETHEITEGCLSVPQLWFPTVRAKRAVVRGVDLRNEPITVSGEGVMAQCLQHETDHLDGMLYLDRLTSERRRDAMREARQRDWFWTR, encoded by the coding sequence ATGGTGATGCGCGAGCTGCGTTACTTCGGCGACCCCGTGCTCAAGGCCGTGGCCGAACCGGTGACCCGGTTCGACGATTCGACGAAGCGCCTTGTCGACGATCTGCTCGACACCGTGGACGCTCCGGGCCGGGCCGGGCTGGCCGCGCCACAGATCGGCGTGAGCCTTCGCGCTTTCAGCTACAACGTCGAGGGCAGCCGCGGCTACGTGCTCAACCCTCGAATCGTCGAGCTGTCCGAGGAGACGCACGAGATCACCGAGGGCTGCCTTTCGGTACCGCAGCTGTGGTTTCCGACCGTTCGGGCCAAGCGCGCGGTGGTGCGGGGTGTCGATCTGCGTAACGAGCCGATCACCGTTTCCGGCGAAGGGGTCATGGCGCAGTGCCTGCAGCACGAGACCGACCACCTCGACGGCATGCTCTACCTCGACCGGCTGACCTCCGAACGCAGGCGCGACGCGATGCGTGAGGCACGGCAGCGGGACTGGTTCTGGACTCGCTGA
- a CDS encoding regulatory protein RecX, which yields MAELTPEEAGKKAKEICFDLLAARPRTKDELRQALRRKGFDEQTRETLLGKLDEAGLVDDAAFAQLWVRSRHTQQGLARSALVAELKRKGVDSDVAVEAAGEIDREAEEQRARELVRKKLRTMVDLDERTATRRLLGMLARKGYPQGLSYVVVREELRDAGAESTLLDDIVPD from the coding sequence GTGGCGGAGCTGACACCCGAGGAAGCCGGGAAGAAGGCCAAGGAGATCTGCTTCGACCTGCTGGCCGCGCGGCCCCGCACCAAGGACGAACTGCGCCAGGCGTTGCGCCGCAAGGGCTTCGACGAGCAGACGAGGGAGACGCTGCTCGGCAAGCTGGACGAGGCCGGGCTCGTCGACGACGCGGCCTTCGCGCAGCTGTGGGTGCGGTCCCGGCACACCCAGCAGGGCCTCGCCCGGTCGGCGCTCGTGGCGGAACTCAAGCGCAAAGGTGTCGACAGTGACGTCGCGGTCGAGGCCGCGGGCGAGATCGACCGGGAGGCCGAGGAGCAGCGAGCCCGCGAGTTGGTGCGCAAGAAGCTGCGCACGATGGTCGACCTCGACGAGCGGACCGCCACCCGGCGACTGCTCGGGATGCTGGCACGCAAGGGCTACCCGCAAGGACTGTCCTACGTGGTGGTTCGCGAGGAACTGCGCGACGCGGGTGCGGAGTCCACCCTGCTCGACGACATCGTCCCGGACTGA
- a CDS encoding maleylpyruvate isomerase family mycothiol-dependent enzyme: MPGRALIDHGRLLAAIGYEAELLLEAARAVPPESPVPTCPGWTVGEVVRHVGSVYRAALGWLVEGGRPSRWQRDPARGQTVESYLRDGLTDLVEVLSWHDPAEPAATWWPADRSYGFWCRRMAHETAVHRVDVEDAAGLEHSEITDDFAVDGVDEALSLWFAHKLPMLGLGGTRQGVVAINTGGHCWVARAGPVETTARRCSPAEAAGADAVVSGHPAAVYLWLWGRQPPGAVAVEGDEDAVGQLWALLRLATR; the protein is encoded by the coding sequence ATGCCGGGGCGCGCGTTGATCGACCACGGTCGGTTGCTGGCGGCGATCGGGTACGAGGCCGAACTACTGCTGGAGGCCGCCCGCGCGGTTCCTCCCGAGTCGCCCGTACCGACCTGTCCGGGATGGACGGTCGGCGAGGTGGTTCGACACGTCGGAAGTGTCTACCGGGCAGCGCTCGGTTGGCTGGTGGAGGGCGGCAGGCCGAGCCGGTGGCAGCGCGATCCGGCGCGTGGCCAGACGGTGGAGAGCTACCTGCGGGACGGGCTGACCGACCTGGTCGAGGTGCTGTCCTGGCACGATCCCGCGGAACCGGCGGCGACCTGGTGGCCTGCCGACCGCAGCTACGGGTTCTGGTGCCGCCGGATGGCCCACGAGACCGCCGTCCACCGTGTCGACGTGGAAGACGCCGCCGGGCTGGAGCACTCGGAGATCACCGACGACTTCGCGGTGGACGGGGTGGACGAGGCGCTGTCGCTGTGGTTCGCCCACAAGCTGCCGATGCTGGGGTTGGGCGGAACCAGGCAGGGTGTGGTGGCGATCAACACCGGTGGGCACTGCTGGGTCGCCCGCGCCGGACCCGTGGAGACGACTGCCCGGCGTTGCTCGCCCGCCGAGGCGGCAGGTGCCGACGCAGTCGTGTCCGGTCACCCCGCCGCGGTCTATCTGTGGCTGTGGGGAAGGCAGCCGCCAGGTGCGGTGGCGGTGGAAGGCGACGAGGACGCTGTCGGGCAACTGTGGGCGCTGCTGCGGCTGGCGACGCGATGA
- a CDS encoding GNAT family N-acetyltransferase — protein sequence MEIRRARAPQRQGAVLGGWLEEVPEGAVPTVTWRLRIRMEDHPGALARVAIRLADLECNILGFSVLPVPGGVLDEIVIRPAAGLTKAHVARAIRDEGCEWLGITDAAVEELVDGSTASLATASRVVADPGALADAVRRLLSADMVTVVPAAEANPARTENGHRVVFEAGDGRSVVARRMWAPFVQLESSRVEALLGLLGVVRENLAGQIAMTCDDGAAVVLRQGQPRDAGAVCDLHGRCSMSTLYHRYHTGMRTVPRRWLHRLLLPPRGLSVLAVCGRDVVALGQLVALPEGDSAEVSLLVEDAWQGNGLGSGLLNRLAVIARARGYRELSALCLPGEDGVRRAALRAGLRPADTLDANGVLRISM from the coding sequence ATGGAGATTCGCCGTGCTCGCGCGCCACAGCGCCAGGGGGCAGTGCTCGGTGGCTGGCTGGAGGAAGTACCGGAAGGTGCGGTCCCCACGGTCACCTGGCGGCTGCGCATCCGCATGGAGGACCATCCTGGAGCGCTGGCCAGGGTGGCCATCCGGCTTGCCGACCTGGAGTGCAACATTCTCGGCTTCTCGGTGCTCCCGGTGCCGGGTGGCGTGCTGGACGAGATCGTGATCCGACCCGCCGCGGGCCTCACCAAGGCACACGTGGCACGCGCCATCCGCGACGAGGGCTGCGAGTGGCTCGGCATCACCGACGCGGCGGTCGAGGAACTGGTCGATGGGTCGACCGCGAGCTTGGCCACGGCTAGCCGGGTGGTCGCCGACCCCGGCGCACTCGCCGACGCCGTGCGCCGACTGCTGTCGGCGGACATGGTGACTGTGGTGCCCGCGGCGGAAGCCAACCCCGCCCGCACCGAGAACGGCCACCGAGTCGTGTTCGAAGCAGGCGACGGCAGGAGCGTCGTGGCTCGCCGGATGTGGGCGCCGTTCGTCCAACTGGAGTCGTCTCGCGTCGAGGCGCTGCTGGGGCTGCTGGGCGTGGTGCGGGAGAACCTCGCCGGGCAGATCGCGATGACCTGCGACGACGGGGCCGCCGTGGTGCTGAGGCAGGGCCAACCACGCGACGCCGGTGCCGTGTGCGACCTGCACGGCAGGTGTTCGATGAGCACCCTCTATCACCGCTACCACACCGGTATGCGGACGGTGCCGCGCCGCTGGCTGCACCGGCTGCTGTTGCCTCCGAGGGGGCTGAGCGTGCTCGCCGTCTGCGGGCGCGACGTGGTCGCCCTCGGACAGCTCGTTGCGCTGCCCGAGGGTGATTCGGCCGAGGTGTCGCTGCTCGTGGAGGACGCCTGGCAGGGCAACGGGCTCGGTAGCGGCTTGCTCAACAGGCTTGCCGTGATCGCGAGGGCCCGTGGCTACCGAGAACTGAGCGCGCTGTGCCTGCCGGGTGAGGACGGCGTCCGCCGTGCCGCATTGCGTGCCGGGTTGCGGCCCGCTGACACGCTGGACGCGAACGGTGTGCTGCGGATCAGCATGTGA
- a CDS encoding Hsp70 family protein produces the protein MRILSVDLGTSNTVAVLSAHGRPPRVVEVDGSATMPSAVFAEEDGTLVVGRDAERRARLDPTRFEPNPKRRVDEQTLLLGTDVVAVNEALAAVLRRVLEETTRQLGGELPDEIRLTHPAQWGPVRRNVLLSAARLAGMSGAVSLVPEPVAAAAHFASFPGKGLLPGQALAVYDLGAGTFDVAVVGAAQNGFTVLAEDGLPDLGGLDVDQALLVHVGREVSHRDPQRWQCLLRPESTADRRARRALQEDVRAAKEALSRLPQTEVPMPEPFTDVLVTRAELEALVRPAMLRSVELLARTVSSAGLTPDRLAGIYLVGGSSRLPLVGTLLSEKLGVVPTSLDQPETAVALGAHHVAADGISMRTQQVDGQAATAGHPARPAVAAAPPQATVTAPAPTGAAGYPARPGYPGAPAPHDLSRQPPGPGFPSFSAPQQRATPGGRGKRLVGAAVVAALVLAAVAAVVWWPSSAATTYAAEECRTPGSTDEQGFTGCLRQLAGAVAQQNQCGPGTGTGAAAASNEEDLGVTVTCSAPGLAGAQITYLHSESAEIIKRYTDGLLNRTGGGEQVQADWRGNALEGRYAAAAGRNSAVLVFTVDDRPLAGFVYQVNVAGTGKLAEPAELADYFERNVQPGE, from the coding sequence GTGCGGATTCTTTCCGTGGACCTCGGTACGTCCAACACGGTGGCGGTACTGTCCGCGCACGGCAGGCCACCGAGGGTGGTAGAGGTCGACGGGTCCGCGACGATGCCGTCGGCGGTGTTCGCCGAGGAGGACGGCACGCTCGTGGTCGGCCGCGACGCCGAACGAAGGGCCCGACTGGACCCCACGCGGTTCGAGCCCAACCCCAAGCGCCGGGTCGACGAACAGACCCTGCTGCTGGGTACGGACGTGGTTGCGGTGAACGAGGCGCTCGCCGCCGTGCTGCGCAGGGTCCTGGAGGAGACGACCCGGCAACTCGGTGGCGAGCTACCGGACGAGATCCGCCTCACCCACCCGGCGCAGTGGGGCCCGGTGCGTCGCAACGTGTTGCTGTCTGCCGCACGGCTGGCGGGCATGTCCGGCGCGGTCTCGCTGGTGCCCGAGCCGGTGGCCGCGGCCGCGCACTTCGCCTCGTTCCCCGGCAAGGGACTGCTGCCGGGGCAGGCGCTCGCGGTGTACGACCTCGGCGCGGGCACGTTCGACGTCGCCGTCGTCGGCGCCGCTCAGAACGGTTTCACCGTGCTCGCCGAGGACGGCCTGCCCGACCTCGGTGGGCTGGACGTCGACCAGGCACTGCTCGTGCACGTGGGAAGAGAGGTGTCGCACCGCGACCCGCAGCGCTGGCAGTGCCTGCTCCGGCCGGAGTCGACGGCCGACCGCCGCGCCCGCCGCGCGTTGCAGGAGGACGTCAGGGCCGCCAAAGAGGCGCTTTCCCGGCTGCCGCAGACGGAGGTGCCGATGCCGGAGCCGTTCACCGACGTCCTGGTGACCAGGGCTGAGCTGGAGGCACTGGTGCGGCCCGCGATGTTGCGCAGTGTCGAGTTGCTCGCCAGGACGGTGTCGTCCGCCGGGCTGACCCCCGACCGGCTCGCGGGGATCTATCTGGTCGGCGGGTCGAGCAGGCTGCCGCTGGTGGGCACGTTGCTGTCGGAGAAGCTGGGAGTCGTGCCCACCAGCCTCGACCAGCCGGAGACAGCGGTGGCACTCGGCGCGCATCACGTCGCGGCCGACGGGATCAGCATGCGAACCCAGCAGGTGGATGGTCAGGCCGCGACCGCGGGACACCCGGCACGGCCTGCCGTGGCGGCTGCCCCACCCCAGGCGACTGTCACCGCGCCCGCGCCGACCGGCGCGGCGGGTTACCCGGCGCGGCCGGGATATCCGGGGGCGCCCGCACCGCACGACTTGTCGCGACAGCCACCAGGACCTGGGTTTCCCTCCTTCTCCGCGCCACAGCAGCGGGCGACGCCGGGCGGTCGCGGGAAGCGGCTCGTCGGCGCCGCGGTCGTGGCCGCGCTCGTGCTCGCGGCCGTCGCCGCGGTGGTGTGGTGGCCGTCGTCCGCTGCCACGACCTACGCCGCCGAGGAATGCCGGACTCCGGGAAGTACCGACGAGCAGGGCTTCACCGGCTGCCTGCGGCAACTGGCAGGTGCGGTGGCGCAGCAGAACCAGTGCGGGCCGGGCACCGGCACCGGTGCCGCCGCGGCTTCGAACGAGGAGGACCTCGGTGTCACCGTGACCTGCTCGGCGCCGGGCCTGGCCGGTGCGCAGATCACCTACCTGCACAGTGAATCGGCCGAGATCATCAAGCGGTACACCGACGGGTTGCTGAACCGCACCGGAGGCGGCGAGCAGGTGCAGGCCGACTGGAGGGGCAACGCACTGGAGGGCCGATACGCGGCGGCGGCGGGCAGGAATTCGGCGGTGCTGGTGTTCACGGTCGACGATCGCCCGCTCGCGGGGTTCGTGTACCAGGTGAACGTGGCGGGCACGGGGAAACTGGCCGAGCCTGCCGAGTTGGCCGACTACTTCGAGCGCAACGTCCAGCCGGGGGAGTAG
- the recA gene encoding recombinase RecA, translated as MPAAPDKGKALDLALAQIDKQFGKGSVMRLGEETRPPIEVIPTGAIALDIALGIGGLPRGRVVEVYGPESSGKTTVALHAVANAQKAGGIAAFIDAEHALDPEYAKALGVDTDALLVSQPDTGEQALEIADMLIRSGALDILVIDSVAALVPRAEIEGEMGDSHVGLQARLMSQALRKITGALHNSGTTAIFINQLREKVGVMFGSPETTTGGKALKFYASVRLDVRRIETLKDGGEPVGNRTRVKVVKNKVAPPFKQAEFDILYGIGVSREGSLIDMGVDQGILRKSGAWYTYEGDQLGQGKENARRFLRDNPDIANEIEKRIKEKLGIGAQVDAEEAAPAPVEF; from the coding sequence ATGCCAGCAGCACCGGACAAGGGCAAGGCACTCGATCTAGCCCTTGCCCAGATCGACAAGCAGTTCGGCAAGGGGTCGGTGATGCGCCTCGGCGAGGAGACCCGGCCGCCGATCGAGGTCATCCCCACCGGCGCCATCGCGCTGGACATAGCCCTCGGTATCGGGGGACTGCCCCGCGGCCGGGTGGTGGAGGTCTACGGCCCGGAGTCCTCCGGTAAGACGACGGTCGCGTTGCACGCGGTGGCCAACGCGCAGAAGGCGGGCGGCATCGCGGCCTTCATCGACGCCGAGCACGCGCTCGATCCCGAGTACGCCAAGGCGCTCGGCGTCGACACCGACGCGTTGCTCGTCTCCCAGCCGGACACCGGTGAGCAGGCGTTGGAGATCGCCGACATGCTGATCCGCTCCGGCGCGCTCGACATCCTGGTGATCGACTCGGTGGCGGCGCTGGTCCCCCGCGCCGAGATCGAGGGCGAGATGGGCGACTCGCACGTCGGCCTGCAGGCCCGCCTGATGAGCCAGGCGCTACGCAAGATCACCGGTGCGTTGCACAATTCCGGCACCACCGCCATCTTCATCAACCAGTTGCGCGAGAAGGTCGGCGTCATGTTCGGCAGCCCGGAGACGACCACCGGCGGTAAGGCGCTGAAGTTCTACGCATCGGTCCGACTCGACGTCCGCCGTATCGAGACCCTCAAGGACGGCGGTGAGCCGGTCGGTAACCGCACCAGGGTCAAGGTGGTGAAGAACAAGGTCGCCCCGCCGTTCAAGCAGGCCGAGTTCGACATTCTCTACGGCATCGGCGTGTCGCGGGAGGGGTCGCTCATCGACATGGGTGTCGATCAGGGAATCCTGCGCAAGTCCGGCGCCTGGTACACCTACGAGGGCGATCAACTCGGTCAGGGCAAGGAGAACGCCCGCAGGTTCCTGCGCGACAACCCCGACATCGCCAACGAGATCGAGAAGCGCATCAAGGAAAAGCTCGGTATCGGTGCTCAGGTCGACGCCGAGGAGGCCGCCCCGGCGCCGGTCGAGTTCTAG
- a CDS encoding ATP-dependent helicase: MEYVDSHGSNVLDLFSPATRDWFAGAFAAPTAAQEGAWQAAHAGEHALVVAPTGSGKTLAAFLWALDRLAISPEPRRDRRRCRVLYISPLKALAVDVQRNLRAPLAGISQACRRLGLAEPDITVGMRTSDTPATERRAFNRTPPDVLVTTPESLFLLLTSSARDSLRGVETVIVDEVHAVAGGKRGAHLALSLERLDELLPAPAQRIGLSATVRPVDEISSFLAGGRPVRVVRPPLAKTVEVRVEVPVEDMAELDAAPRPTEQAPLPSETVPDSVPDVVPDSVPDAATELGGPPRRPSIWPAVEERVLELVEAHRSTIVFANSRRLAERLTARLNELATERTQPSGGQRFPAEAPGASGVSEPATATVARAHHGSMAREQRTRVEEELKSGRLPCVVATSSLELGIDMGAVDLVVQIEAPPTVASGLQRIGRAGHHVGAVSAGVMFPKFRGDLVSCAVVAERMAEGAIEAVRYPRNPLDVLAQHIVAMVAIEPRTVAELAATVRRAAPFAALPDDALHAVLDMLSGRYPSEEFGELRARITWDRVTGQLHGRPGAQRLAVTSGGTIPDRGLFTVMTPGEEGRPGSRVGELDEEMVYESRVGDTILLGTSSWRITDITHDRVLVVPAPGEPARMPFWKGDAPGRPLELGRALGAFLRELSTSDEASARLRAHAAGLDERASGNLLGYLAEQREATRHVPSDRVVLLERFRDELGDWRVVVHSPFGAQVNAPWALAIAARLREHRGIDAQAAHSDDGIVLRLPDALDAEGGEVVIGAEDLLFDPEEVEPLIVSEVGTSAVFAARFRECAARSLLLPRRDPRRRTPLWQQRQRASQLLAVAAKYERFPVVLEAMREVLQDVYDVGGLRELMADVHARRVRVVEVRTPSASPFARSLLFGYIGMFLYETDAPLAERKAAALSLDSALLAELLGTETIRELLDADVVAEVERSLQRLDPDRHARDVEDTADLLRFLGDLTGEEAAVRGVRSQWLTQLVTDRRAIVVRIAGQERYLAIEDAGKVRDALGVALPIGVPEAFTEPVADPLADLLIRYAHGRGPFPATQAAERFGLGSAVVTGVLDRLTSEGTLVRGELRPGPGEGGVEYCDARVLRRLRRASLARLRAEVEPVEQAALGRFLPSWHGIGGRVRSAPSPDDVLSVVEQLAGAPLPASALESLILPSRLPGYYPALLDELTAAGEVSWCGCGALSGGDGWIALAPTDVADLLLPDVEDTTEHGPLHEAILSALDGGALFFRQLVDRVTTTLAAASTTTPADAPADADVAAALWELVWAGLVSGDTLAPLRALVAGKGAAHKPRRSAPRGRYARLRAGRPAMPTRAGPPTVAGRWGLAPVRDRDPTRRAHARTESFLERHGVLTRGALETERLAGGFSGIYKVLRGMEDSGQVIRGYVVEGLGAAQFAAHGAVDRLRALSDVGGPRKQRSAVVLAAGDPAQPYGAALPWPPPLGETKHRPARKAGALTVLVDGTPALYVERGGRSLLSFTTDGEALRAAAEALSTAVREGWLGQLQVQRADGEQALTSELAEVLREAGFRATPKGLRLRA, encoded by the coding sequence ATGGAGTACGTGGACAGCCACGGCTCGAACGTTCTCGACCTGTTCTCCCCCGCGACCAGGGACTGGTTCGCGGGGGCCTTCGCCGCGCCCACCGCGGCGCAGGAGGGCGCGTGGCAGGCCGCGCACGCGGGCGAGCACGCACTGGTGGTGGCGCCGACCGGGTCGGGAAAGACGCTCGCCGCGTTCCTGTGGGCGCTCGACCGACTGGCGATCTCGCCTGAGCCGCGGCGCGACCGGCGGCGGTGCCGGGTGCTGTACATCTCGCCGCTGAAGGCACTCGCCGTGGACGTGCAGCGCAACCTCCGGGCACCGCTGGCGGGCATTTCGCAGGCCTGTCGCAGGCTCGGGCTGGCCGAACCCGACATCACCGTCGGCATGCGCACCTCCGACACCCCGGCCACCGAGCGCAGGGCCTTCAACCGCACCCCGCCCGACGTACTGGTCACCACGCCGGAATCGCTGTTCCTGCTGCTCACCTCCTCCGCACGGGACTCGCTGCGCGGCGTGGAAACCGTGATCGTCGACGAGGTGCACGCCGTCGCGGGGGGCAAGCGTGGCGCGCACCTCGCGCTGTCGCTGGAGCGGCTGGACGAGTTGTTGCCCGCACCCGCGCAACGCATCGGGCTTTCCGCCACCGTGCGACCGGTCGACGAGATCAGCTCGTTCCTGGCGGGTGGCCGCCCGGTGCGGGTGGTGCGGCCGCCGCTGGCCAAGACGGTGGAGGTCCGGGTCGAGGTGCCGGTGGAGGACATGGCCGAACTCGACGCCGCACCGCGGCCCACCGAGCAGGCGCCGCTGCCGTCGGAGACCGTGCCCGATTCCGTGCCCGATGTCGTGCCCGATTCCGTGCCCGATGCCGCGACCGAACTGGGCGGCCCACCGCGCAGACCCTCGATCTGGCCCGCCGTGGAGGAACGGGTCCTCGAACTCGTCGAGGCACACCGTTCCACGATCGTGTTCGCGAACTCGCGCAGGCTCGCCGAGCGGCTCACCGCCCGGCTCAACGAGCTCGCCACCGAACGCACGCAGCCGTCGGGCGGGCAGCGGTTTCCCGCCGAGGCCCCCGGCGCGTCAGGGGTGAGTGAGCCTGCCACGGCGACGGTCGCGAGGGCGCACCACGGCTCGATGGCGCGCGAGCAGCGCACCCGGGTGGAGGAGGAGCTCAAGTCGGGGCGCCTGCCGTGTGTGGTGGCGACGTCGTCGCTGGAGCTGGGAATCGACATGGGCGCGGTCGATCTGGTCGTGCAGATCGAGGCCCCGCCGACGGTCGCTTCCGGCCTGCAACGAATCGGTCGCGCGGGACACCACGTCGGTGCGGTGTCGGCCGGGGTGATGTTTCCGAAGTTCCGCGGCGACCTGGTGTCGTGTGCCGTGGTCGCCGAGCGGATGGCGGAGGGCGCCATCGAGGCGGTGCGCTATCCCCGCAACCCGCTGGATGTGCTGGCGCAGCACATCGTGGCGATGGTGGCGATCGAACCCCGCACCGTCGCTGAGCTGGCCGCCACGGTGCGCAGGGCGGCGCCGTTCGCGGCGCTGCCCGACGACGCGCTGCACGCCGTCCTCGACATGCTCTCCGGCCGCTACCCCAGCGAGGAGTTCGGCGAGCTGCGTGCCCGCATCACCTGGGACAGGGTGACCGGGCAGCTTCACGGCAGGCCGGGAGCGCAGCGGCTCGCCGTCACCTCGGGGGGCACGATCCCCGACCGGGGGCTGTTCACCGTGATGACGCCCGGTGAGGAGGGCAGACCGGGCTCGCGCGTCGGCGAGCTGGACGAGGAGATGGTGTACGAGTCCAGGGTCGGCGACACGATCCTGCTCGGCACCTCCTCGTGGCGCATCACCGACATCACCCACGACCGGGTGCTCGTGGTGCCTGCGCCGGGTGAACCCGCCCGGATGCCGTTCTGGAAGGGCGACGCGCCGGGCAGGCCGCTGGAGTTGGGCAGGGCGCTGGGCGCGTTCCTGCGCGAGTTGTCCACATCGGACGAGGCCTCGGCGCGGCTGCGGGCACACGCGGCCGGGCTCGACGAGCGAGCGAGCGGCAACCTGCTCGGCTACCTCGCCGAGCAGCGGGAGGCGACCAGGCATGTGCCCAGCGACAGGGTGGTGCTGCTCGAACGCTTCCGCGACGAACTCGGGGACTGGCGCGTGGTGGTCCATTCGCCCTTCGGCGCACAGGTGAATGCCCCGTGGGCACTGGCCATCGCGGCGAGACTGCGCGAGCACCGCGGCATCGACGCGCAGGCCGCGCACTCCGACGACGGCATCGTGCTGCGGCTTCCCGACGCACTCGACGCCGAAGGCGGTGAGGTGGTGATCGGTGCCGAGGACTTGCTCTTCGACCCGGAGGAGGTGGAACCGCTGATCGTGTCCGAAGTGGGCACCTCGGCGGTGTTCGCGGCCCGGTTCCGGGAATGCGCGGCCCGGTCGCTGCTGCTTCCTCGCCGTGACCCGCGCAGGCGCACCCCGCTGTGGCAGCAGCGGCAGCGCGCTTCCCAACTGCTGGCCGTCGCGGCCAAGTACGAGCGGTTCCCGGTCGTGCTCGAGGCGATGCGTGAGGTGTTGCAGGACGTCTACGACGTGGGTGGCCTGCGCGAGTTGATGGCCGACGTGCATGCCCGCCGGGTGCGGGTGGTCGAGGTGCGGACCCCCTCGGCGTCGCCCTTCGCGCGTAGCCTGCTGTTCGGCTACATCGGTATGTTCCTCTACGAGACGGACGCACCGCTGGCCGAGCGCAAGGCCGCCGCACTGTCGCTGGACTCCGCACTGCTGGCCGAACTGCTCGGCACCGAAACGATCCGCGAGTTGCTCGACGCCGATGTGGTGGCGGAAGTGGAACGCTCGCTGCAACGGCTCGACCCCGACCGGCACGCCCGCGATGTCGAGGACACAGCCGACCTGCTGCGTTTCCTCGGCGATCTGACCGGCGAGGAGGCGGCCGTGCGCGGTGTCCGGTCGCAGTGGCTGACCCAACTGGTCACCGACCGCCGCGCGATCGTGGTGCGGATCGCGGGCCAGGAACGCTACCTCGCGATCGAGGACGCAGGGAAGGTCCGCGACGCGCTGGGGGTCGCGCTGCCGATCGGGGTGCCCGAGGCGTTCACCGAGCCGGTGGCTGACCCACTGGCCGACCTGCTGATCCGCTACGCACACGGCAGGGGTCCGTTCCCCGCCACGCAGGCTGCCGAACGGTTCGGACTGGGCAGTGCCGTGGTGACGGGCGTGCTCGACCGGCTCACCTCCGAAGGCACGCTGGTGCGAGGCGAGTTGCGTCCCGGGCCGGGAGAAGGCGGCGTCGAGTACTGCGACGCCCGCGTGCTTCGCAGGCTGCGCCGGGCCTCGCTGGCGCGGCTGCGCGCGGAGGTTGAACCCGTCGAACAGGCCGCGCTCGGCCGGTTCCTGCCCAGCTGGCACGGCATCGGTGGCCGCGTGCGGTCGGCACCCTCTCCCGACGACGTGCTGTCGGTCGTTGAGCAGCTGGCCGGTGCCCCGTTGCCCGCCAGCGCGCTGGAGTCGCTGATCCTGCCGAGCAGGCTGCCCGGTTACTACCCCGCGCTGCTCGACGAACTGACCGCCGCGGGCGAGGTGAGCTGGTGCGGGTGCGGTGCGCTGTCCGGAGGGGACGGCTGGATCGCGCTGGCGCCGACCGATGTCGCGGACCTCCTGCTGCCGGACGTCGAGGACACCACCGAACACGGACCGCTGCACGAGGCCATCCTGTCCGCACTGGACGGTGGGGCGCTGTTCTTCCGGCAGCTCGTCGACAGGGTCACCACGACCCTTGCCGCCGCATCCACCACCACACCCGCCGACGCACCGGCCGACGCGGACGTGGCGGCCGCGCTGTGGGAACTGGTGTGGGCGGGCCTGGTCTCGGGAGACACACTGGCACCGCTGCGGGCGCTGGTGGCAGGCAAAGGCGCCGCGCACAAACCGCGGCGGTCGGCACCTCGCGGCCGGTACGCGCGGCTGCGGGCAGGACGCCCCGCCATGCCGACCCGGGCGGGGCCGCCCACGGTCGCGGGCCGGTGGGGCCTGGCGCCCGTGCGGGATCGCGACCCGACCCGCAGAGCCCACGCCCGCACCGAGTCGTTCCTGGAGCGGCACGGGGTGCTCACCAGGGGCGCGCTGGAAACCGAGCGACTGGCAGGCGGGTTCTCCGGCATCTACAAGGTGCTGCGCGGGATGGAGGACTCCGGGCAGGTCATCCGCGGCTACGTGGTCGAGGGGCTCGGCGCCGCGCAGTTCGCCGCGCACGGTGCCGTGGACCGGTTGCGCGCACTGTCCGATGTGGGCGGACCGCGAAAGCAGCGCAGCGCGGTGGTACTGGCGGCGGGCGACCCGGCGCAGCCCTACGGCGCGGCATTGCCCTGGCCGCCGCCGCTGGGCGAGACCAAGCACCGGCCCGCGCGCAAGGCGGGTGCGCTCACCGTACTCGTGGACGGGACTCCCGCTCTCTACGTCGAGCGCGGCGGTCGGTCGCTGCTGTCGTTCACCACCGACGGTGAGGCACTGCGCGCGGCCGCCGAGGCGCTGTCCACCGCTGTCCGGGAGGGTTGGCTCGGCCAGCTCCAGGTGCAGCGGGCCGACGGCGAGCAGGCATTGACCTCCGAGTTGGCGGAGGTGTTGCGCGAGGCAGGGTTTCGCGCCACCCCCAAGGGGCTGCGACTGCGCGCGTGA
- a CDS encoding DUF3046 domain-containing protein, which yields MRITVFRRLMAEEFGQTRAETLASDHVLSGLGGRTIEQALADGVPAKEIWQQVCGEFDIPAERR from the coding sequence ATGCGCATCACGGTTTTCCGCAGGCTGATGGCGGAGGAGTTCGGACAGACCCGCGCCGAGACCCTGGCGAGCGACCACGTGCTCAGTGGCCTGGGAGGACGCACGATCGAGCAGGCGCTGGCCGACGGGGTACCGGCCAAGGAGATCTGGCAGCAGGTGTGCGGTGAGTTCGACATCCCGGCGGAGCGCCGATGA